The segment TGAAACTGTGCTGGGCATTGGGTCTGATCATTCGATCTTGAATGACCACACGGGCCTTGGTATATGCAGTGAGGAGAAAACATTCGACGCCGTATTGGAGCCTTCAGTGCTTTGGGAATCTCTTTGGGAAGACTACGAAAATCTTTGGACAGGTGGTGATATCTTGACCAATGTTGATAATAGCAATAAGGatctattataaataagtttAGGGCTTGTAGCAATTTCAGACCACATTCAAAGGAAGATAGTGCTGGTTTAATTGTTATATGACATAAAATACGCCTATTATAAGAGTTATAAAGGTAAGTAAATGAAtaccttcttagccttgTTACAAGTAAGGTAATATAAGGCTAGGCTATATAGCGCTTTATTTTAGggaataataagatataaagacgaaaaataaaatataattttttataACAATTAGGGACTTAGGGAAGgttttagatatatataagtatatagaGATTTAAGAAGAGCTAGATAGATAAATCCTTATAAGCAGGTAAACAgttactaataataactataagtTACAGGGGGGTGGAAGTTAAAGATTGGAACTAACATATGGCAGATAGACACAGCAGTAAATCGATAAGTAAATAATAGAATGCAAGGGGGAGCTGGCGATGCACAAATATCTAAACCTGGGGGTGGACAGGGAGCTGATTGTAAATTATCATGTCTACAAGAGAGACGGACGACGGACATCTGCCCTTAAGTTTGGACCAAGGGACAAAcatataaaagataatactTGAAGAGTAGTAAGCTGAGAAGCCTCGAAATGCCTATAAttttaaccctaaccctacCGGATATGGGTAGTTTTTTGACTGCAATAGCGTCGGCAAGGCCGTCGCAACTAGCAAAAGCCCATATCTAGAGATTCTTGGCTATGTTCCCCACTAGCTACGTTAGGATACCGGTAGTTGGCAATGCATGTCTCAGAGCATCTTTCTTAGGTACTCCAACACATGATCGGGCAGGGCTCTGTAGCTTTCCAATTTTCCTCTTATGACAAGATCCTCTAAACTTGCTTTCTTGTAGTCTTTAACTTCCCATAAATCATCGGgaagcatcttcatcatttcTCCCGTTCCCCAGATCTTGCGGCAATAGGACGGGACAGCGAGATTACTCTCCTTGCTGAGACAATCCTCGATCGTTTGGTTGATTTCCCCTATGCTCCGTGTCGAAATAGAGGGCTCTCTGCcgttcttctctttcatAATCGCAGCAATTTCGTTGCCTGTTGGTGCAAGCTCCGACAAGGTAAATGTCCGGTTCTGTATGGTGTGAATAGGCCTGGCGGTAAATATGTCGACGTACGCAGCTGCTACGTAGTCCTTGGTGCTACAAGGAATTAGTTCAATCATACCAAAGGAATTATCTAGATGAGAAGGAGTCTTTGGGTTAAATGCTACGCACCACATAGTAACTCTTTCATTAGCGGAGTTGCCAGTGTGGACCAGTACGTTGTTCTGCAAATCAATGCCCACCGCCCTAAAATTTGTGAAAGTCAGTTACAGATAAACATGGCGAGTTGTCTTTCGATGACTGACGGTGTATTCAAGGTGAATTCAGCAAAGTTTCCTACGTGGATGACGGAAGTTGGAATCCCAGCATCCTTAGCAGCCTTTTCGACTTTCGCTTTTGCCTTCATACACGGCATGCGCATTCCCTGCTCACAATATCGCAGACAGAAGTCCGAAGGGGAGAAAAGCTGGACATTAGTCCTAGGGATGGCTTTCACAAAGCCATGCTGTCTGTCGGTACCCTCGTCTCCGACAAGAGAACTGAGAAATTCGTTAGCATGGATCCGAGAAGGTACAGATGCGCAGTAGCTCTGAC is part of the Fusarium oxysporum Fo47 chromosome VII, complete sequence genome and harbors:
- a CDS encoding NmrA-like family protein; protein product: MAFNRIAVYGHRGFVGSRVVPALIASGAPITVLHRASSDTSNLPDHVRKIEVDVLDEDALVGALQDIDIVISLVGDEGTDRQHGFVKAIPRTNVQLFSPSDFCLRYCEQGMRMPCMKAKAKVEKAAKDAGIPTSVIHVGNFAEFTLNTPAVGIDLQNNVLVHTGNSANERVTMCTKDYVAAAYVDIFTARPIHTIQNRTFTLSELAPTGNEIAAIMKEKNGREPSISTRSIGEINQTIEDCLSKESNLAVPSYCRKIWGTGEMMKMLPDDLWEVKDYKKASLEDLVIRGKLESYRALPDHVLEYLRKML